One genomic window of Bradyrhizobium sp. CCGE-LA001 includes the following:
- a CDS encoding sensor histidine kinase, with protein MLALLIRLGLRFEDRIEERRFVDQYVRGSLGWTQIAMLLGAATYAGYTLWDWVLYPEVVPTTLAIRGGTALFILLPLTALLSRRRMKPWAETIFLVYCVIPGCILPSIYLVLPSGFTFAAPGMMMIILFVSTMLPLRIGSLAIFCLLSSTALLVAETFAQTMPAGLSFINHSLVGNAYALSLYAVAAREFRARKQFRTAEALQREKERSEKSLRELRATQEQLVQAEKLASLGQLVAGVAHEVNTPLGLALTTSTTMQADLQTMADALGGASVRRSDLTKGIDRLKQGLNLTFENLHRASEMVQSFRQVAVHQADEDRRSFELKDWLSELISKLGPLLSHHGLTIEVQCPAGITLNSYPGALAQVISNLALNTAGHAYPDKKGGKFVITVSQTDSKSVRLVCADEGVGIPDHLQAHVFDPFVTTSREKGNAGLGLHIAFNLVSSSLNGRLRLESKAGPGTRIVIEIPVEGALQDNSKQARPDTIVNSSQ; from the coding sequence ATGCTTGCTTTATTGATACGCCTCGGTCTTCGCTTCGAAGACCGTATCGAGGAACGCCGGTTCGTCGACCAGTACGTCCGAGGCAGTCTCGGCTGGACGCAGATCGCAATGCTGCTGGGTGCGGCCACCTATGCCGGCTACACGCTGTGGGATTGGGTGCTGTATCCGGAGGTGGTTCCGACCACGCTCGCCATCCGCGGCGGCACCGCCCTCTTCATCCTGCTGCCGCTGACTGCGCTGCTGTCGCGGCGCAGGATGAAGCCCTGGGCCGAGACGATCTTCCTCGTCTATTGCGTCATTCCCGGCTGCATCCTGCCGAGCATTTACCTCGTCCTGCCGTCGGGCTTCACCTTTGCCGCGCCCGGTATGATGATGATCATCCTGTTCGTCTCGACCATGCTGCCGTTGCGGATCGGCTCGCTGGCGATCTTCTGCCTGCTCTCGTCGACGGCACTGCTGGTTGCCGAGACATTCGCGCAGACGATGCCGGCGGGCTTGAGCTTCATCAATCACTCGCTCGTCGGCAACGCCTACGCGTTATCGCTCTATGCCGTGGCTGCGCGCGAATTCCGGGCGCGAAAGCAATTCCGGACGGCCGAGGCGCTGCAACGTGAGAAGGAACGCTCGGAGAAATCGCTGCGGGAGTTGCGCGCGACCCAGGAGCAGCTCGTGCAGGCCGAAAAGCTCGCCTCGCTCGGACAATTGGTGGCCGGCGTCGCGCATGAGGTCAACACCCCGCTTGGCCTTGCCTTGACGACCTCGACGACCATGCAGGCGGACCTGCAGACAATGGCCGACGCCTTGGGCGGAGCGTCGGTTCGGCGATCCGACCTGACCAAGGGAATCGACAGGCTCAAGCAGGGGCTGAACCTGACCTTCGAGAACCTGCACCGCGCATCCGAGATGGTGCAGAGTTTCAGGCAGGTCGCGGTGCACCAGGCCGACGAGGACCGGCGCAGTTTCGAGCTGAAGGATTGGCTGTCGGAGTTGATCTCTAAGCTCGGCCCGTTGCTGTCGCATCATGGCCTGACCATCGAGGTGCAATGCCCGGCGGGAATTACGCTCAACAGCTACCCCGGCGCGCTCGCGCAGGTGATCAGCAATCTCGCTCTCAACACGGCCGGACACGCTTACCCCGACAAGAAGGGTGGCAAGTTCGTCATCACGGTGAGCCAGACGGATTCCAAATCGGTCCGTCTCGTTTGCGCCGACGAAGGCGTTGGAATTCCGGATCACCTGCAGGCGCATGTCTTCGATCCATTCGTCACGACAAGCCGTGAGAAGGGCAATGCCGGTCTGGGACTGCATATCGCGTTCAATCTGGTCAGCTCATCGCTCAACGGGCGCTTGCGACTCGAGAGCAAGGCGGGTCCGGGTACTCGGATCGTCATCGAGATTCCCGTCGAAGGAGCATTGCAGGACAATAGCAAACAGGCGAGACCTGACACCATTGTGAACAGTTCCCAATGA
- a CDS encoding DNA-3-methyladenine glycosylase I, with translation MPPFKTIRARAEKRKGGPKALETLMPAKPDLKRLARLGDDRILAEMTKRVFCAGFAWSVIDTKWGGFEEAFLRFQPAKLSFQPEDYWEGLLRDVRIVRNGAKIMSVRDNAAFVQEIAKQHGSFGKFLAQWPSSDEIGLLDLLTKRGSRLGGNTGQMLLRFVGWDGFVTSKDVVACLRDAGLDIAEEVKSKGDLAKVQAQFNAWAEETGLPYTHLSRICALSVGENSSEQR, from the coding sequence ATGCCCCCCTTCAAGACCATTCGTGCCCGCGCCGAGAAACGCAAGGGCGGGCCCAAGGCGCTGGAGACATTGATGCCGGCTAAGCCCGACCTGAAGCGGCTGGCCAGGCTCGGCGATGACCGTATCCTCGCGGAAATGACCAAGCGGGTATTCTGCGCCGGCTTTGCCTGGAGCGTGATCGACACCAAGTGGGGCGGCTTCGAAGAGGCCTTCCTGCGTTTCCAGCCGGCCAAGCTCAGCTTCCAGCCCGAGGATTATTGGGAAGGCCTGCTGCGCGATGTGCGGATCGTCCGCAACGGCGCCAAGATCATGTCGGTGCGCGACAATGCCGCGTTCGTCCAGGAGATCGCGAAGCAGCACGGCAGCTTCGGCAAGTTTCTGGCGCAATGGCCGTCGTCCGACGAGATCGGCCTGCTCGATCTCCTCACCAAGCGCGGCAGCCGGCTCGGCGGCAACACTGGCCAGATGCTGCTGCGCTTCGTCGGCTGGGACGGTTTTGTGACGTCAAAGGACGTCGTGGCGTGCCTGCGCGATGCGGGTCTCGACATCGCCGAAGAGGTGAAATCGAAGGGCGACCTCGCCAAGGTGCAGGCGCAGTTCAACGCCTGGGCCGAGGAGACCGGTCTGCCTTACACCCATCTCTCGCGCATCTGCGCATTGTCAGTCGGTGAGAACAGCAGCGAACAACGATGA
- a CDS encoding TspO/MBR family protein — protein sequence MVLLLIFVAGVVGIGWLIGATNLPGEWYAGLAKPSFVPPNWAFPIAWTILYVMIAIAGWRTFRREPRGKAMLAWATQMALNFAWSPVMFTMHQIGAALVILIGLFVAIVAYIALEMSRDRLAAVLFVPYAAWVAFAGVLNAAIWRLN from the coding sequence ATGGTTCTGTTGTTGATCTTCGTGGCAGGCGTGGTCGGCATCGGCTGGCTGATTGGTGCTACCAACCTTCCCGGCGAATGGTATGCCGGCCTCGCCAAGCCGAGCTTCGTTCCGCCCAACTGGGCGTTCCCGATCGCCTGGACGATCCTCTACGTCATGATCGCGATTGCGGGATGGCGAACCTTTCGCCGCGAGCCCAGGGGCAAGGCGATGCTGGCCTGGGCCACGCAAATGGCGCTGAACTTCGCCTGGTCGCCGGTCATGTTCACGATGCATCAGATCGGCGCCGCGCTCGTCATCCTCATTGGCCTGTTCGTCGCGATCGTGGCTTATATCGCTCTGGAGATGTCACGCGACAGGCTGGCCGCCGTCCTGTTCGTACCCTACGCAGCCTGGGTCGCGTTTGCCGGCGTGCTCAATGCGGCGATCTGGCGTTTGAACTGA
- a CDS encoding lipopolysaccharide biosynthesis protein, producing MTQLNMHFSEDEQSRKVRNGALAAVVTQVVRLATQTGSVILLSRLLTPVDFGTYAMASPVLAFAVLFQDLGLGHATVQKDELTQTELSALFWVNLSVGAALAVTQVALSPLIARFYSVPNLAPLTSGMSVTLLLSGADVQHLSLLTRQMRFWTLAGLESAAALTGLLTSVVVALVYHSYWAILAGSLASGLVLAGGAWLSSGWLPSRPGSIRAARDMLTFGLGVTGYNFAEFLSRNTDGVLIGKVWGTASLGAYNRAYRLLLFPLQQVSNPMVRIMLPTLSGLLKEPERYRESFRRAVLPAFLLVLPGVAFMIACADTLVETLLGDQWREAAPIFVALSIAGLLQTSNSPATWLFLSQGRAKEYMRWGLFNVSTSIAAFICGLPFGPVGVASAYSISECIRTPILWWLIGRNGPVRHRDLMKVIGPHLAGALASVGAACLLHRWLLARSIGGIPDLAACFGLSYAVSLTIVALFPASRGEMRRYAQSIRGG from the coding sequence GTGACTCAACTCAACATGCATTTCTCCGAGGACGAGCAGTCCCGGAAGGTACGGAATGGTGCGCTCGCCGCGGTCGTCACGCAGGTCGTGCGTCTTGCGACACAGACCGGATCCGTGATCCTGCTCTCGCGCCTGCTGACGCCGGTCGACTTCGGTACTTACGCGATGGCCTCGCCGGTGCTCGCCTTCGCGGTGCTGTTCCAGGATCTCGGCCTTGGACACGCGACCGTACAGAAGGACGAATTGACCCAGACCGAATTGAGCGCGCTGTTCTGGGTGAACCTCTCGGTCGGCGCGGCCCTGGCCGTCACCCAGGTGGCGCTATCGCCGCTCATCGCCAGGTTCTACAGCGTGCCGAATCTCGCTCCACTGACCTCGGGCATGAGTGTCACCTTGCTGCTCAGCGGCGCCGACGTCCAGCATCTGTCGTTGCTGACGCGCCAGATGAGGTTCTGGACGCTGGCAGGCCTGGAATCCGCGGCCGCACTGACCGGACTACTGACCTCGGTCGTGGTCGCGCTGGTCTATCACAGCTATTGGGCCATCCTCGCCGGCAGCCTGGCATCGGGTCTGGTGCTCGCAGGCGGCGCCTGGCTGAGTTCGGGGTGGTTGCCGTCGAGGCCCGGCTCGATCAGAGCCGCACGCGACATGCTGACCTTCGGGCTCGGCGTGACCGGTTACAATTTCGCGGAGTTCCTCTCCCGCAACACAGATGGGGTGCTGATCGGCAAAGTCTGGGGTACAGCCTCGCTCGGCGCCTATAACCGCGCTTACCGACTCCTGCTGTTTCCCCTTCAGCAAGTCAGCAACCCAATGGTGCGGATCATGCTGCCGACATTGTCGGGCCTGCTGAAGGAGCCTGAACGCTATCGGGAGTCGTTTCGTCGCGCCGTGCTGCCGGCGTTCCTCCTCGTGCTGCCTGGCGTCGCCTTCATGATCGCCTGCGCCGACACGCTCGTCGAAACTCTGCTGGGAGACCAATGGAGAGAGGCGGCGCCGATCTTCGTCGCGCTCAGCATTGCCGGCCTGCTACAGACCAGCAACAGCCCCGCCACCTGGCTGTTCCTCAGTCAGGGCCGCGCCAAGGAATACATGCGCTGGGGCCTGTTCAATGTCTCAACGTCGATTGCAGCCTTCATCTGTGGCCTGCCGTTCGGACCGGTCGGCGTCGCCAGCGCATATTCGATCAGCGAGTGCATACGCACACCCATTCTGTGGTGGCTGATCGGACGAAACGGCCCCGTGCGCCATCGAGACCTCATGAAAGTGATCGGGCCTCATCTCGCCGGTGCCCTGGCGTCAGTCGGAGCTGCGTGTCTGCTCCATCGCTGGCTGCTCGCGCGTTCGATCGGCGGGATACCCGATTTGGCAGCCTGCTTCGGCCTGTCGTATGCCGTCTCGCTCACGATCGTCGCACTGTTTCCGGCCAGTCGCGGAGAAATGCGGCGCTACGCACAAAGCATTCGTGGCGGGTAA
- a CDS encoding DUF1488 family protein, which yields MPLTTDPSRDIEFRLFEGIAFAMFDSEQRVLCFVTWAALLDRAAKDGTRQTDARGTFEQYRWKIELIASRNYDQGETRPVVRTEQLTPR from the coding sequence ATGCCCCTTACTACCGATCCGTCTCGCGATATCGAGTTCCGACTTTTCGAAGGCATCGCGTTTGCGATGTTCGACAGCGAACAGCGCGTCCTTTGCTTCGTCACCTGGGCTGCCTTGCTCGATCGCGCCGCAAAGGATGGGACCCGTCAAACGGACGCCAGAGGCACGTTCGAGCAGTACCGCTGGAAAATCGAACTGATCGCGAGCAGGAACTACGACCAGGGGGAAACCAGGCCTGTGGTCCGCACTGAGCAGCTCACCCCGCGCTAA
- the dinB gene encoding DNA polymerase IV, giving the protein MSESDPVTDNASPVRKIIHIDMDAFYASVEQRDHPELRGKPVAVGGSAERGVVAAASYEARKFGVRSAMPSVTAKRQCPDLIFVKPRFEVYKAISRQIRDIFAEHTDIIEPLSLDEAYLDVTENLQGIPLARDIALKIREKVRAETGLNASAGISYNKFLAKLASDHRKPNGQFVISPEMGPAFVEMLPVGKFHGIGPATAAKMNALGLFTGLDIRNQTLAFMNANFGKSGAYYYWISRGVDERPVRANRIRKSIGAENTFSTDLDAYDALAAELRPLVDKVWRHCEATGNRGRTVTLKIKFADFEIITRSRSIPAPVARRDDLERLACGLLEIEMPLPKRVRLLGVSLSALQAGDEAEPQLTLGI; this is encoded by the coding sequence ATGAGCGAATCCGACCCGGTCACCGACAACGCATCGCCGGTGCGCAAGATCATCCATATCGACATGGATGCCTTCTATGCGTCGGTGGAGCAGCGCGATCATCCGGAGCTGCGCGGCAAGCCGGTCGCGGTGGGAGGCTCCGCGGAGCGCGGCGTCGTCGCGGCTGCGAGCTACGAGGCGCGCAAGTTCGGGGTGCGCTCGGCGATGCCGTCGGTGACGGCGAAGCGGCAATGTCCCGATCTGATCTTCGTCAAGCCGCGCTTCGAGGTCTACAAGGCGATCTCCAGGCAGATCCGCGACATCTTCGCCGAGCACACTGACATCATCGAGCCGTTGTCGCTGGATGAAGCCTATCTCGACGTGACGGAGAACCTGCAAGGCATTCCGCTGGCGCGGGACATCGCGCTGAAGATCCGCGAGAAGGTCAGGGCGGAGACCGGCCTCAACGCGTCGGCCGGCATCTCCTACAACAAGTTTCTGGCCAAGCTCGCCTCCGACCATCGCAAGCCCAACGGTCAGTTCGTGATCTCGCCGGAGATGGGGCCGGCCTTCGTCGAGATGCTTCCTGTCGGCAAGTTCCATGGGATAGGCCCCGCGACAGCTGCGAAGATGAACGCGCTCGGCCTGTTCACAGGTCTCGACATCCGCAACCAGACGCTGGCGTTCATGAACGCGAATTTCGGCAAGTCTGGCGCCTATTACTACTGGATCTCGCGCGGCGTCGACGAGCGGCCGGTCCGGGCCAACCGGATCCGCAAATCGATCGGCGCGGAGAACACGTTCTCGACCGACCTCGACGCGTACGACGCGCTGGCAGCCGAGCTCAGGCCGCTGGTCGACAAGGTCTGGCGGCACTGCGAGGCGACCGGCAATCGCGGCCGCACCGTCACGCTGAAGATCAAGTTCGCCGATTTCGAGATCATCACGCGCAGCAGGTCTATTCCCGCACCGGTTGCGAGGCGGGACGATCTCGAACGGCTGGCCTGCGGCCTGCTCGAGATCGAGATGCCGCTGCCCAAGCGCGTCAGGCTGCTGGGCGTCTCGCTGTCCGCGCTGCAGGCCGGCGACGAGGCGGAGCCGCAGTTGACGCTGGGTATTTGA
- a CDS encoding DUF1330 domain-containing protein, with protein MAKAYWVATYRAIKNPDAMAAYAKLSRPAIEAAGGRVLARGMPAAVFEFGQMERVVLIEFDSVESAKAAYASPAYQKAHDLLGDGADRDIRIVEAAD; from the coding sequence ATGGCCAAAGCCTATTGGGTTGCCACCTACCGCGCCATCAAGAATCCCGATGCCATGGCGGCCTACGCCAAACTGTCGCGTCCGGCGATCGAAGCGGCCGGAGGCCGTGTGCTCGCGCGCGGAATGCCGGCTGCTGTCTTCGAGTTCGGCCAGATGGAACGGGTGGTTCTCATCGAGTTCGACAGCGTCGAGAGTGCCAAGGCGGCGTATGCGAGCCCGGCCTATCAAAAGGCGCATGACTTGCTCGGAGACGGCGCCGATCGCGACATCCGGATCGTCGAAGCTGCAGATTGA
- a CDS encoding metallophosphoesterase family protein, with amino-acid sequence MRCLVVADLHYSLPQLDWLVSAAAQFDLVIFAGDALDIGSIVDFRAQIVVVKKYLALLAAQTRVILCSGNHDLDERNADGEKIPRWISEVREIGIGCDGDSLVIGEAMFTVCPWWDGPLVRQRIVDQLGHAAASRLQRWIWVHHAPPVNSPTSWGGKRFFGDVELVHWIAQYQPSMVISGHVHQSPFIQDGSWYDRLDRTWIFNAGLQPGRPPTYIVLDLDADKAFWLAAGEAQWIDLTAPLQRPAAAIETPPDWLTSLDRIADPSLARPPAAAG; translated from the coding sequence ATGCGCTGCCTGGTCGTGGCCGATCTGCATTATTCGCTGCCGCAGCTCGATTGGCTGGTCAGCGCGGCCGCGCAATTCGACCTCGTGATTTTCGCCGGCGACGCGCTCGACATCGGCTCGATCGTGGACTTCCGCGCCCAGATTGTTGTGGTGAAGAAATACCTCGCGCTGCTCGCCGCCCAGACCCGCGTGATCCTCTGCTCCGGCAATCACGACCTCGACGAGCGCAATGCCGACGGCGAGAAGATTCCGCGCTGGATCTCGGAGGTGCGCGAGATCGGCATTGGCTGCGACGGCGACAGCCTCGTCATCGGCGAGGCGATGTTCACGGTGTGCCCGTGGTGGGACGGGCCACTGGTCAGGCAGCGCATCGTCGATCAGCTCGGCCATGCCGCTGCCAGCCGGCTGCAGCGCTGGATCTGGGTGCATCACGCTCCGCCGGTGAATTCACCGACGAGCTGGGGCGGCAAGCGTTTCTTCGGCGACGTCGAGCTGGTGCATTGGATCGCGCAGTACCAGCCATCGATGGTGATCTCGGGCCATGTGCACCAATCGCCCTTCATCCAGGATGGATCATGGTACGACCGGCTGGACCGGACTTGGATCTTCAACGCCGGCCTGCAGCCCGGTCGCCCGCCGACCTACATCGTGCTGGACCTCGATGCGGACAAGGCCTTCTGGCTTGCCGCGGGCGAAGCACAATGGATCGACCTGACTGCGCCGCTGCAGCGGCCGGCCGCTGCCATCGAGACGCCGCCCGACTGG